Genomic window (Tripterygium wilfordii isolate XIE 37 chromosome 11, ASM1340144v1, whole genome shotgun sequence):
CATACGATGCCTAATTTCCTTATTACATGCTTTCCATACAAGTTTTTATTGCATATTTTGATATAATTCTTTTTTAGTCGGTGATTGggttgaaaataaattaaaaataaaaaaatctaaagtGGAAGGTAAATATTCCTTTCATTATATAATTCCATATTCTAATTTTCTATACATGTTTTTATagcctaatttttttaaaaaatacctaACGGTCATTTGGCgctataaaaattttaaaagtctcaatgaaataaataaaaaatactatAGCTGAAATATTTTTCgtatataattttgttttataaGGTACGAATATAATTTTAACATATGATGCCTAATTTTCCTATTACATGCTTTCCATACAAGTTTTTATTGCGTATTTTTGTTGGTGATTgggttgaaaataaaaataaaaataaaaaagatctaAAATGGAAGGTGCATattccttttatttcataattcTATATTCTATGTTTTCTATACATGTTTTTATAGCCtaaattttaaaatagtttgtaaattttttaaaaaatacctaACGGTCATTTGGCcctataaaaattttaaatgtctcaatgaaataaataaaaaatactatatctgaaatatttttttcttatataattttgttttttaaggtACGAATATAATTTTAACATACAATGCCTAATTTTCCTATTACATGTTTTCCGTACAAGTTTTTATTGCATAATTTGGCATAATTCTTTTTTAGTTGGTGATTgggtaaaataaaattaaaaattaaaaaaattctagAAATGGTAGGTAAATATTCCTTTGATTTCATAATTCCATATTCTATGTTttctatatatgttttatagCCTAATTTGACATTGTGGGAGATTTTTTTAATGCAGTGGAAATTTCTTAGTGTGTGGCCCCATCCACACCCACTAAGGTATTGTGTATTTTGGATTTGGATACGTACGTATTTTATTTTGAGAAATAATCTCGCCTTCTCCACTAGAATTCATGACCTATTGGTAATGGAAAAGTGAGGGAACATTTTCTGAAATAAAATACGTGCATTTGAGACAACATATAGGACCAtatattatatgatatatattattgaCGAAATTTTTTGTCAAATGACCCTAAATATTAGCTACAAATTAGTGTGAAatacaaaaaaagtgaaaaaaaaaagtagaaaaaaaattacGGGGAAAacatttgaaataattaatcaGAAATTCAAAAGAGAAGCTTCATAACAAAAGGGTCCCAACACTCTGTTCAGGGACCCACATATCACATTATTGTCCGACGTGTACACTAACGTATTGGTTAAGCGAAACagaaataaccaaaaaaaaattaataataatttaaaatactTTCAGGGACGATGGAAAAACAATTGGGAAAAATATTGTAGGCACTCTGCAACGGGAGGAGGGAACCGGAAGCAATTTACCGTTGGCGAACGGGCTGCTGAGACTATCAGACTCAGCGACTCAGCCGCAAAAGAACCGCAACCGAAGTAGCGATATGGATTTAACTGAACTGTGGGCGATTTTCGGGCCAGGCGTTGCAGGAGCTGTGTTCGGTGCCGGTTGGTGGTTCTGGATCGACGCCGTCGTTTGCAGTTCTGTTACTATTTCTTTCGTTCACTACCTTCCCGGTACTCACTCGATACGATATATCGTCTATAGTTAGGTTGGTAGGGTTTCAATTGTATGCGTGATTTTTTTAATCGGATTTCAGGCATATTTGCATCGATTGCGGCGCTGATGTTCAATTGTGTTAGAAAGGAGGACATCGATTATTCTCCATACGACGAAGGGGAGTGGAGGTCAGAAATTTATAGCTCTCGCTCTCTTAGTTGCTTTTGATGTTCATTTTGCTGGGCTGTGGATCATGTTGGTTCTGGACTagaaatgtttttaaaataGCGATAGGAACCAAGAACGCGATTCATCAAATAATAGTAAGGTTTGTATCTTCATGGGGCATCTATGAGTGGTGCTTAAAAGGTAGTGCCGATACTGATATTTTTTGATTGATAACGTACTTGATACTGATCTGTTCATTAGTTCAATTTAAGCAAATGGATTAGCCAACTGGttgttattatgtttttttttcgtATGATCATTTTGATAGCCATAATGTTTTGGGTGGAAAATTGCAAGTTGCAGAGCTTGTGTGCCAGGTAGGCACTCTCAGTTATGCAAAGGTTTTGTTGCAAGATCTGATGCTTGATTATTGATTTTTGGTATATCGTGTCAATATCCTTTATCCATAACATggaggataaaaaaaatttacactgTTTGCTTGTCTTCTGGGATCTTCCAATTTTGTAGAGTTGAGTTGACAGGAATGAAGTCAAAGTAGAATTTCTACACTTTTGTCTGAGTAATTTAAAGAATGGGTAATGCTGATGTTCTTCAATATATCATCTAGGTTCACTTCCATTTTAACATCAGATTTTCTGAAATATATTCCAGCCATGTAGTGCATGTACATGGGTTTTCCAGTTTTATAAGTGTTGAAGGTTCATCATTCATGTTGAACGTAACTGGCATGATGTCATTTCTGGATAAAGTATCGTGGAAACCCTCTTATCGTGAGGGATTGGGCCCAATGAGGACATGGGGATTTGAGTGGGAGATATTATGATAGCTCAATCCTACGTTGAATATGTGGTGAACGGCCCAATACTATGTATGTAGTGCTTGGGTTTAACATTGTGAGTGGCCATTTGGAGTCAAACACGCAAGACCTTGCAAGTGTTTGTCTGTATAGTTGTTAGATTGAGTCTTCAGCGACCTATAAACCACGAGATATTGAGAGAAGCTTTTAGTGTCTGGAAAATTCGTGTACCTTACAGCTGTAATTAAGTTGTCAGCCAAGTGACTAAGATTTCCAAAGAGATAGGGAACAATATACCAAGAATGACCTCTCAAGTGGTAAACCTAAACCATAAGGTTTTCTTCAGCAATCATACCAAAAAACCGTTATCTAAAACTTTAATGAAATCCTGAATTTACAGGGAAGCAAGCATTGCAATGCAGTTATTAAATTCTACTGCTTAATGGTTGAGATGGTTAGCATTTGATACACCATGAAATTATAATTAGAAGCATAGTTGCTAAATATTCAGGTTTTGATGTTTAGGGATGTGAACAACTGAGTCACTTTTTTTTGAGGCATATGATGTTAGATATTATTATAAAGCTCAAGATTTAGGCTCGAGCTTTTATTGGAGCTGTTGTCTTGGTCAGCATGAGCAGGATTCGTTGGGTATTCTATTTCTTTGCATAGCTGCACCAATTCACTATATGAAACGTTATGTTCACCATGTTTTCACTTGACTATTCTTTGAGAGTTGCAATCTGAAGGAAAACAGGTTTCAGGTGGAGTTTTAGATCCCATTTTTGtaaatcaagaaaatcatcaaaattGTCATCATTGGATTTTTGACATGTTAAATACTACTATTGAAAATTCTCTCGCTTTCTCTTTACACACAGCGAGGAATGAACATAAAATGTGTGTGCCTaggtatatactatatatattatctattaAACTTGAAAGTGATTGAAAATTTTACATTAATTGATACCCTCATTGTGATATTTGTTTAATTACATGATTTCAAGATGATTTATATGCGAAAGATGCTTCTCTACCTATGCTCTGTTCAACATAacatgttcttctttttttcgaaaaaagatttattaactgcaccaagggggtgcaacccaagagCAAACCGGaacacaagaaagaaaataaagctaGACCAGATTACATGATTTTAATACAATTGAAAATAACTTAACATGCTCTTCTCTCAATTGCTACAGGTTGAAGCTTTGGCTTTTCTTGGCTTATGTTGTATCATTCGTCTCTCTAGCAGCCTCAGTTGGCCTATTAATACAAGATTCACTCGTGAAAACTGGTCCTTCAGCCTGGACAGGAACTGCTGGTGTCTTGCAGTGTGTTTTTGTGTTGATCAGGTAACAGTTTTTCACCACAGATCTGCATCTTGATGCTCGTTTTTCAATACACAATGGATAAGATTTGATGAGCATCTTGCTCTATTATAACCTTTCTTTTCAAGAAAATTGTTTAAATGATGCACTTATGATGCAATGTTGTTTGGAAAGATGCCAAGAAGGCAAGAATGTATTGATCCTTCTCTGTTATGTGTTTTGAAAGcatctctctttgtctctccgGATTTATACTCCTGTTCAATTCCTCGAACAACTACATTTTGATTTGTTGAAGGCTTATTTTGCTCTGATCACTTCATGTTTCTAAGAGCAATATTAATTAGATGCTATTTCAGGACAATTCGATCCTAGCTTTTATGTTTTCTCCCATGTGGATTCCCATGTTAATGAACTTATCCATTTTTTCTTCTGCAGAGATGTTTTAGTGCTAATTCATCCAGACGTAGATTTTTCTCATCCATATTGTTTGAAAGCTTATTGTTATCTTTTACTCATAATGCAATTTAAACTTGCCTCCTGCAGTGGGCTGATTTACTGGACTTCACACTCGGAGTAAATTGTGTTGATAGAATTCTAAAAGAGACTTTCCGTTTGGAGCTTCAAATTGCAGATGAGGATTGAGAATGTACGTTGTTGACTTGTTTCACCTTATCTATCAAATAtgaccaaaaagaaaaacaaaattaaaaaatcctGTAAATGTGTATTCTGTGGTGAAAATCATGAGCAAATTTGTGATGGTAGTGCAGATGCTTTATTTATTTCCACCATCTTTGCTTGGTTGCGTGCAGTTGTGTTAGTCTACTCTAATTTCTGGCATTTTAGTTTGGAGTATTAGACATTCTTGCTTTATATATACTTGGTACTGCATGTAGGACTTCCTTGTTTAATGGCTTCTATATCGTGACGCAGTTAAATGTTTGTGCACTCTGAACGGCAGATTTCTCTCGTAAATATACTATAGTCTTAAATGGAAATGTTAAGCCAAACACCTTTTATTTGAGGAAAAATTAGAAGTAGAATTCTTAAGTGATTCAGATTTCAGATTCAATAGCAGCTATTACAAACCTAAATGCAAGACTTGAGAAAAAGCCTTATTATGACCTCAAATGTTTCTTGCAATAACTGAACGTTGAGACTTCAGGGAAACTCAGTCCTTGAGTGGTTGCTCTTTGCTAGAATGGTTGCTCTAGAAGGTCAAGAAATTCTGAGAACATCTGATTTTCTTGCTCAATCATAGCATCCACAAAGGAACTATTAGAAGATGATGAAGTTTGGAAGCCACTGTTTGGGTCTGCAAAATCCATTCCTCTTATTACTccaatattttcttttccagTGACTTCATTGAAGAACTGATTTTGTGGTATCAGACTCTGTGTTTGGCTCCTAAAGTCGTTGGACGAGCATTCAGCCATGTATTCTTGCTCTTGTAGATCGTGTGGGAGAAAAGCATTATCGACAAGAAAATCACGCCAACTGAAGCCTGTTTGTGCTGCGGTGGAacaagtagaggaagaagatgatggcGACGAGGACAATGAACCTTCGTTTATAATATGTGGAGCTATGGATTCATTGTTGGTATAATTTGAGGCTTCAGTCACAAACTTTATGGCCTGAAGCTGCGCGAGAAGTTCCATAGAATTGTTGCTGCTGTCGTTTAAGAAGCTATCTTGGATTGATTCCACTTCAGCTGATAATGTTCTTGTTGTCATAAAATGACAATTGATGCTGGAAAATCCTTCTTGTCGAGGTTGATAATGTTCGAATTTCTGCACCGATGCATTCTTCAAATCTCTTCTAAGAGATCCAGATGATTTTTGGAGACCACCCATGTTTCCATAGTCTGCCAGGATTTGAGAGAAAGGCTTGTGCGTAACAGGATCAATTCCCATTTCAGTGAGCTTCTTCTTCAGCTTACTGTTCCAGTAATTCTTCACATCGTTATCTGTTCTCTCTGGAAGTTGTTGTGCTATAAGAGACCACCTGGACCACCCACAAAATCACAAACTAAGTTTGACAGAGCATGAAAATCGAGCACCCATGACCACAAAATGCCAAATCTTGAACCCAATTTCACCACAAAATCACCTGCTGCCGATCGTTGCGTGAAGGCGAATAATCATCTCCTCTTCTTGAGGTGTGAAGCTTTCATGCCTGAGATCACGCCTTGAGTAGTTATTCCACCTGAGTCTGCAACTCTTGCCACATCTCCTAACCCCTGTACAGCACTCTcaagcatatatacatatagcgTTGGACATTTAAAAGCAGAAGATAATTGTTTCAACATATTCAATGCATACC
Coding sequences:
- the LOC120009778 gene encoding transmembrane protein 50 homolog, which codes for MDLTELWAIFGPGVAGAVFGAGWWFWIDAVVCSSVTISFVHYLPGIFASIAALMFNCVRKEDIDYSPYDEGEWRLKLWLFLAYVVSFVSLAASVGLLIQDSLVKTGPSAWTGTAGVLQCVFVLISGLIYWTSHSE
- the LOC120009779 gene encoding myb-related protein 308-like, which encodes MFNYFLSCSTDKMARLPCCDRLDVNKGIWNAEEDAKMLAYVSKHGTGNWTSVPKKAGVRRCGKSCRLRWNNYSRRDLRHESFTPQEEEMIIRLHATIGSRWSLIAQQLPERTDNDVKNYWNSKLKKKLTEMGIDPVTHKPFSQILADYGNMGGLQKSSGSLRRDLKNASVQKFEHYQPRQEGFSSINCHFMTTRTLSAEVESIQDSFLNDSSNNSMELLAQLQAIKFVTEASNYTNNESIAPHIINEGSLSSSPSSSSSTCSTAAQTGFSWRDFLVDNAFLPHDLQEQEYMAECSSNDFRSQTQSLIPQNQFFNEVTGKENIGVIRGMDFADPNSGFQTSSSSNSSFVDAMIEQENQMFSEFLDLLEQPF